Proteins from a genomic interval of Bdellovibrio sp. GT3:
- a CDS encoding PilW family protein: MKLNNNRGFSMIELLAAIVVGVIVSYATYSYITYISNLSAQMRLTRASNDNVQAIVESIRFNLSLYQVSFETNMAKEEALLKRDVLPFGLSYGTMIPKSECFKKDPCQAYFGYVIVPSLFVRNLYQVDLRVALPADKRVIGKQEERWKQYTYFITVK; encoded by the coding sequence ATGAAACTGAACAACAACCGCGGTTTTTCAATGATTGAACTTTTGGCAGCTATCGTGGTGGGCGTGATCGTCAGCTATGCCACTTATTCCTACATCACTTATATTTCCAATCTTTCGGCGCAAATGCGACTTACTCGCGCCTCGAACGACAACGTTCAGGCTATTGTGGAAAGCATTCGTTTCAATCTGTCCCTGTATCAGGTGTCTTTTGAAACCAACATGGCTAAAGAGGAAGCTCTTTTGAAAAGGGATGTTTTGCCCTTTGGGCTTTCCTACGGGACCATGATCCCGAAATCAGAATGCTTCAAAAAGGATCCTTGCCAGGCCTATTTTGGCTACGTCATCGTACCAAGTTTATTTGTTAGAAATTTATATCAGGTCGACCTGAGGGTCGCCCTGCCCGCAGATAAAAGAGTCATTGGTAAGCAGGAGGAACGGTGGAAACAATACACCTACTTCATCACAGTGAAGTAA
- a CDS encoding prepilin-type N-terminal cleavage/methylation domain-containing protein, giving the protein METIHLLHHSEVKSKNPLQNAKGMTITELLVVLALVGVVALGNATFLFDFTNQLKRINSASEGDTELSVLNIATVNILKKSAASFNKVDLRDDNNRNFFDYYPDVPYSTIEDQAKNSAQRSFTMTPGQANRYFYLLQSEEAEFDSVIFDPMFAYRQSSVPANQLLNGTVQYVGLNSIPDLKGTTGSSPNGSMTQIFQTRWAPGKLFMLSCPTYLRPIVGGSISIMTAPRFASYLGKVSGSDLGLLSNAESKVNIINSHPITLANYTNVDGFMRTLPAVGGAAPFVKIEPVTMVRFELRVNSVTNKSELWLQELTNGQYKDVNMLLSGVSEVKFVRKAITLPIISLEVKR; this is encoded by the coding sequence GTGGAAACAATACACCTACTTCATCACAGTGAAGTAAAAAGTAAAAATCCCCTGCAAAATGCAAAGGGCATGACCATCACGGAACTCCTGGTGGTTTTGGCACTTGTGGGCGTGGTCGCCTTGGGCAATGCCACGTTCCTGTTTGATTTCACCAATCAATTAAAACGCATTAACTCCGCATCTGAAGGCGACACCGAGTTGTCTGTTTTGAATATTGCCACAGTGAATATTCTGAAAAAATCAGCGGCCAGCTTCAATAAAGTTGATTTACGCGACGATAATAATCGCAACTTCTTTGACTATTATCCTGACGTTCCCTACTCCACTATCGAGGATCAGGCGAAGAATTCTGCGCAAAGATCTTTCACTATGACGCCGGGTCAGGCCAACCGCTATTTCTATTTGCTTCAGTCGGAAGAGGCTGAATTTGACTCGGTCATTTTCGATCCGATGTTCGCCTACCGACAATCCTCAGTACCAGCCAACCAACTGCTGAACGGAACAGTTCAATATGTGGGATTGAATTCCATCCCGGATTTAAAGGGCACAACGGGTTCATCTCCGAATGGCTCCATGACTCAGATTTTTCAAACGCGCTGGGCCCCAGGAAAGCTATTTATGTTAAGCTGCCCTACTTATTTGCGCCCCATTGTCGGTGGTTCGATCAGCATCATGACTGCTCCCCGTTTTGCTTCTTACCTTGGAAAAGTAAGCGGCAGTGACCTTGGACTGCTGTCAAATGCAGAGTCCAAAGTGAACATCATTAATTCTCACCCAATCACCCTGGCCAACTATACAAACGTTGATGGATTCATGCGCACACTGCCCGCTGTGGGTGGAGCTGCACCTTTTGTCAAAATTGAACCTGTGACTATGGTACGATTTGAATTACGTGTAAACTCGGTGACAAACAAGTCGGAGCTATGGCTTCAGGAACTGACAAATGGTCAATATAAAGACGTCAATATGCTGTTATCCGGCGTAAGCGAAGTTAAATTTGTAAGAAAAGCGATCACCCTCCCTATTATCAGTCTTGAGGTGAAACGATGA
- a CDS encoding fused MFS/spermidine synthase, translating to MFSQGITAMFLTGFSGLLYQILWIRVFSTLLGGTTLSISCVIAHFMLGLGLGTAWAPKLLRRSFRKEIPLYSYCEFAIVVVVCASFAILTGNTESITHWLRDFSGPSLISHFLLTGIFIFPATFLMGLSFPVISYKFSEASQHQWLYAVNCLGGAVGALLSYTVLIYYAGLGKTLALGIGLNFLAGVIFFRHKFQNFSSEKTANTPSHQMAAEGLSAKTIKIWAVCLSGLSGFFVLSLEQLWFRLASLLLGGRVYVHSLVLAVLLLSLFLGAALSPRWKDLPVRSQVSRLINLLLLAVFSVCVGFLFFNHTMGLAVDLVSPYHKSLHFVFAAALLVLAIVPGVILGLCFPLSLRLIQAGEVSALARTKSLSRAIYVNTFASVLGSLLATYVLFRYLGTVNSLKFLCAALLILALFGAVQFTQGARRGLTVIFGLVLLGFVILKPLSLNSAETVLFEAEDEFGYLSLVQLKPYPAQPDLTRWAMFNNFSSLVAPYGFDKTKVVQKNLALYPALFAKDLNNVLVVGMGYGLTTEAFVQLPVQQNITSVELLPLVLRAQSEMTFKNNDYLKDPRVINIAADGRSYVALSGKKWDVLTVNVDPYGVGTTHLMSAEFYKIVTQNLAPGGVYAQLLFGSQHSIQALINTAKQSFPYYKILPGYDYDGIIFLGKMEPFTSWDAARWDRAEKLMPSRSWDQDGLNTPNDFDIAEKVANSWIEYIRREVGVNDAIVTDDNLLIEKSRTSATDLFLNYPRDY from the coding sequence ATGTTCAGTCAGGGTATCACAGCAATGTTTTTGACGGGATTTTCTGGTTTGCTTTATCAAATTCTTTGGATCCGCGTTTTTTCAACTTTGTTGGGCGGAACCACATTGTCTATTTCCTGCGTGATTGCGCATTTCATGCTGGGACTTGGGCTCGGGACGGCATGGGCGCCCAAGTTGCTTCGACGATCATTTCGAAAAGAGATTCCCCTTTATTCCTATTGTGAATTTGCGATTGTCGTGGTTGTTTGCGCCAGTTTTGCGATTCTCACTGGAAACACAGAGTCAATCACGCATTGGTTGCGGGACTTTTCCGGTCCAAGTTTGATCTCCCATTTTTTACTGACGGGGATCTTTATTTTCCCGGCCACCTTTTTAATGGGGTTGTCGTTCCCGGTGATCAGTTACAAGTTTTCGGAAGCCAGTCAGCACCAATGGCTTTATGCCGTGAACTGTCTTGGCGGGGCCGTGGGGGCCTTATTGTCTTATACGGTTTTGATTTACTATGCGGGGCTTGGCAAGACCCTGGCTCTAGGGATTGGCTTGAACTTTCTGGCAGGTGTGATTTTCTTTCGACATAAATTTCAGAATTTCTCATCCGAGAAGACAGCAAATACTCCCAGCCATCAAATGGCAGCGGAGGGATTGTCTGCAAAAACCATTAAAATCTGGGCGGTTTGTTTAAGCGGACTCAGTGGTTTTTTCGTTCTAAGTCTGGAACAGTTGTGGTTTCGCCTGGCCTCATTGCTGTTAGGTGGGCGTGTCTACGTGCACAGTCTGGTTTTGGCGGTGCTTTTATTGTCGCTGTTTCTTGGTGCAGCGTTAAGTCCACGTTGGAAAGATTTGCCGGTGCGGAGTCAGGTTTCCCGATTGATCAATTTATTATTGCTCGCGGTATTTTCAGTGTGTGTGGGCTTTTTATTTTTTAATCACACCATGGGTTTGGCAGTTGATTTGGTAAGTCCGTACCACAAGAGTTTGCATTTTGTTTTTGCGGCGGCATTGTTGGTTTTGGCCATCGTGCCGGGTGTGATTTTAGGTTTGTGTTTCCCTTTGTCGCTGCGTTTGATTCAGGCTGGGGAGGTTTCTGCCTTGGCGCGCACGAAAAGTTTGTCCCGGGCAATTTATGTAAACACCTTCGCCTCGGTATTGGGGAGTCTGTTAGCTACTTATGTTCTGTTCAGATATCTTGGCACCGTGAACAGTTTGAAGTTTTTGTGCGCGGCACTTTTGATTTTGGCCCTTTTCGGTGCGGTTCAATTTACTCAAGGCGCGCGGCGCGGATTGACTGTGATTTTTGGGCTCGTACTTTTGGGCTTCGTTATATTGAAGCCGCTCAGTCTTAATTCCGCCGAGACAGTGTTGTTTGAAGCCGAAGATGAGTTCGGGTATTTATCCCTGGTTCAACTGAAGCCCTATCCCGCTCAGCCAGATTTAACTCGCTGGGCGATGTTCAATAATTTCAGCTCATTGGTGGCGCCATATGGTTTTGATAAAACAAAAGTGGTGCAAAAGAATCTGGCTTTGTATCCGGCCCTTTTTGCCAAGGATCTGAATAATGTCCTGGTCGTGGGGATGGGGTACGGACTTACCACGGAAGCCTTTGTACAGCTTCCAGTGCAACAAAATATCACCAGTGTTGAATTGCTGCCGTTGGTTTTGCGGGCGCAAAGTGAAATGACTTTTAAAAACAACGACTATCTGAAAGATCCAAGAGTGATAAATATCGCCGCCGACGGTCGTAGTTATGTCGCACTTTCTGGCAAAAAGTGGGATGTGCTGACTGTGAATGTGGATCCCTATGGAGTCGGCACAACGCATTTGATGTCAGCAGAGTTTTACAAAATCGTGACTCAGAATCTGGCGCCGGGCGGAGTCTATGCACAGTTGTTGTTTGGGTCCCAGCACTCCATTCAAGCCTTGATCAATACGGCTAAGCAGAGTTTTCCGTACTACAAGATTTTGCCGGGTTACGATTATGATGGAATTATCTTCCTGGGTAAAATGGAGCCATTTACATCGTGGGATGCGGCTCGTTGGGATCGGGCAGAAAAGCTGATGCCAAGCCGTTCCTGGGATCAGGATGGATTGAATACACCCAATGATTTCGATATTGCAGAGAAAGTGGCAAATAGTTGGATCGAGTACATCCGCCGTGAGGTCGGTGTGAATGATGCCATAGTCACGGATGATAATCTGTTGATTGAGAAAAGCCGAACATCCGCGACGGATTTGTTTCTTAATTATCCAAGGGACTACTAG
- the kdsA gene encoding 3-deoxy-8-phosphooctulonate synthase: MQNKTVKLGKIEVANDKQFVLFAGMNVLESRDLAMQVCEHFVKITDKLKIPYVFKSSFDKANRSSIHSYRGPGMDEGLKIFAELKKTFGVKIITDVHEVAQAKPVSEVADVIQLPAFLARQTDLVEAMARTGAVINVKKPQFLSPSQMGNIVEKIEECGNDKVILCERGSCFGYDNLVVDTLGFNIMKKVSKGAPVILDATHALQFRDPMGAASAGRRGQVAELSRAGLAVGLAGLFIEAHPDPANAKCDGPSALPLAKAEAFLQQMKAIDDLVKSFPILDTES, translated from the coding sequence ATGCAAAACAAAACCGTTAAACTTGGCAAAATCGAAGTAGCAAATGACAAACAATTCGTCCTGTTTGCAGGTATGAACGTGCTGGAAAGCCGTGACCTTGCCATGCAAGTGTGCGAGCACTTCGTTAAAATCACTGACAAACTTAAAATCCCGTACGTGTTTAAATCTTCCTTTGATAAGGCCAACCGTTCCTCTATCCACTCCTACCGCGGCCCGGGCATGGATGAAGGCCTTAAGATCTTTGCTGAACTTAAAAAAACTTTCGGCGTAAAAATCATCACGGACGTTCATGAAGTCGCACAGGCAAAACCAGTTTCTGAAGTTGCTGACGTTATTCAATTGCCGGCGTTCCTGGCGCGCCAAACTGACTTGGTTGAAGCGATGGCTCGCACAGGTGCGGTGATCAACGTCAAAAAACCCCAGTTCCTAAGCCCCAGCCAAATGGGCAACATCGTGGAAAAAATTGAAGAGTGTGGAAACGACAAAGTGATCTTGTGTGAACGTGGTTCATGTTTTGGTTACGACAATCTTGTCGTGGACACGCTGGGCTTTAATATCATGAAAAAAGTTTCTAAAGGTGCGCCCGTTATTTTGGATGCAACTCACGCGCTTCAGTTCCGCGATCCAATGGGTGCGGCTTCTGCAGGTCGCCGCGGTCAGGTCGCAGAGCTTTCCCGCGCGGGATTGGCTGTGGGCCTTGCTGGCTTGTTCATTGAAGCTCACCCGGATCCAGCGAATGCAAAATGTGACGGCCCTTCTGCATTGCCTTTGGCGAAAGCTGAAGCGTTCTTGCAGCAGATGAAAGCCATCGACGATTTGGTTAAATCATTCCCGATTTTGGATACTGAATCCTAA
- a CDS encoding S1 family peptidase — MKLLNAFLLAVAFITVGCSASVEPTLVSNKSATPIIGGQLVKEDSALAHSVVGIYDNNFGFTCTGSLLPGNLVLTAAHCIGEKTSEVYVVFHPNMESILNLGKNFRTHPAVRRVVKMKAHEDFAGSQDNMAIPGHDIGLMMYEGETPKDYTPAKILTEPAALKRDALTILAGYGVNYAEVIPVNPRKEKNLQQMINNGEVYCDNDDARKATSCVREEISGPAILKAVQVKIKYTPNEGEVVLDQTGGQAACSGDSGGPAYIQVGNEYQLWGVTSRSGLGCNTDIIYMNILYYAVWITDTAKSFGAK; from the coding sequence TTGAAACTTCTAAATGCCTTTTTACTGGCTGTTGCTTTCATCACTGTGGGTTGCAGCGCTTCTGTTGAACCCACACTAGTATCAAATAAGTCTGCTACGCCTATTATTGGCGGCCAGTTGGTTAAAGAGGACTCTGCGCTGGCCCACAGTGTGGTAGGAATCTACGACAACAACTTCGGCTTCACATGCACGGGTTCGCTTTTGCCAGGAAATCTGGTTTTGACTGCAGCTCACTGCATCGGCGAAAAAACTTCGGAGGTCTATGTAGTTTTCCATCCGAACATGGAATCCATCCTGAATCTTGGTAAAAATTTCAGAACTCACCCAGCTGTTCGCCGCGTGGTTAAAATGAAAGCTCACGAAGATTTCGCTGGCAGCCAAGACAACATGGCAATCCCAGGACACGACATCGGTTTGATGATGTACGAAGGCGAAACTCCAAAGGACTATACTCCAGCAAAAATCCTGACTGAACCCGCAGCACTAAAAAGAGACGCTTTGACGATTCTTGCTGGTTACGGTGTGAACTATGCTGAGGTGATTCCAGTCAACCCGCGCAAAGAAAAAAATCTTCAACAGATGATCAATAATGGCGAAGTTTACTGCGACAACGACGATGCACGTAAAGCCACAAGCTGTGTTCGTGAAGAGATCAGCGGCCCTGCAATTCTTAAAGCTGTGCAGGTAAAAATCAAGTACACGCCCAATGAAGGTGAAGTTGTTTTGGACCAAACTGGCGGTCAAGCGGCTTGCTCCGGAGACTCTGGTGGTCCGGCTTACATCCAGGTTGGTAACGAATACCAGCTTTGGGGTGTCACCAGCCGCAGCGGCTTGGGTTGCAACACCGATATCATTTACATGAACATTCTGTACTATGCAGTTTGGATCACAGACACCGCAAAATCTTTCGGTGCTAAATAG
- a CDS encoding DUF5985 family protein yields MSQEIVKQFIYGAVMMASLVSGLFFLKFWRKTADRFFAMFAASFFILAAERWFLVFMPTQGEENTWIFSMRLLAFLLIITAVVDKNRK; encoded by the coding sequence ATGAGTCAGGAAATTGTAAAACAATTTATTTATGGCGCCGTGATGATGGCATCGCTGGTTTCCGGTTTGTTTTTTCTTAAATTCTGGAGAAAGACAGCGGATCGTTTCTTTGCGATGTTTGCCGCTTCATTTTTTATTCTGGCAGCGGAGAGATGGTTTCTGGTTTTCATGCCAACACAAGGGGAGGAAAATACCTGGATATTCTCCATGCGACTATTGGCTTTCTTGCTGATTATCACGGCCGTGGTCGATAAAAACCGAAAATAG
- a CDS encoding DUF5985 family protein: MAFYVYLLCSVTSFGCAVFLGRAYFRSRSRLLFWSSICFVGVALNNILLSVDFLLGPSYDLTMIRAWLILGGMAAMVYGLIWDTV; the protein is encoded by the coding sequence GTGGCATTTTACGTTTACTTACTTTGTTCGGTTACCAGTTTTGGCTGTGCTGTTTTCCTGGGGCGGGCCTATTTTCGCAGCCGTTCCCGATTGTTGTTTTGGAGTAGTATCTGTTTTGTCGGCGTGGCTCTGAATAATATATTACTGTCGGTGGATTTCCTTTTGGGGCCCAGTTATGACCTCACAATGATTCGTGCCTGGTTGATTTTGGGCGGAATGGCGGCCATGGTTTATGGTTTGATTTGGGATACGGTGTAG
- a CDS encoding response regulator, translating into MNKVDILIVDDRLDGLLALQAVLTAPNLNLVQAQSGAEALELVDKYDFAVILLDVQMPGMDGFETAQRIRLNPRHLQTPIIFVTAINKDEQYIHKGYEVGAADYIFKPFEPYIVKSKVHIFVELFLKTKQLEEQAEMIRTSEARERFLRLAELEVESLRRYRSLADAIPHIIWRAKGDGTFDYFNKGWTDFTGLTIEQSLGNGWQSAVDAGDLRELLKVWMNSMDDGSAFETECRLKSKNGETRWFWIRAVSDTNYQGFRSWIGTCTDIHDRKTVELKLIDAERKASAASVSKTNFLANMSHEIRTPMNAILGFTELMADEEQSAAERAKWIRTVQRNGDQLLKIIDEILDISKVEAGRLQMERVEVDVEGVLEDIRSLLRLQALDKRLDFRIDLDNSIPKLIISDPTRLRQILLNLIGNSIKFTSEGYVHVDVEWVPRTEFELHNKMRIYISDSGVGIHPEHASHLFQPFVQEDSATTRNFGGTGLGLALSRQLARAMGGDVVLSGSVPGQGSTFMIEVNAEPVSGTAYISSLNSVTPRDDGGFNFKGNKKLEGMKVLLVEDVEDNQALISHFLGIVGATVDFAENGLEGVNTALAHDYDAVLMDIQMPIMDGYEATRRLRAQGYERPIIALTAHALKEETVKSIDAGCTHHLAKPVNFNQLIDLLAGIHRDKGVREDHCAI; encoded by the coding sequence ATGAACAAAGTGGATATTCTTATTGTAGATGACCGTTTGGATGGTCTGTTGGCTTTGCAAGCGGTATTGACGGCGCCTAATCTGAATCTGGTACAGGCGCAATCAGGCGCCGAGGCTCTGGAGCTTGTGGACAAGTATGATTTCGCGGTGATCCTGCTCGATGTGCAGATGCCAGGAATGGATGGTTTTGAAACGGCCCAACGGATTCGTTTGAATCCGCGCCACCTTCAAACGCCGATCATTTTTGTGACCGCCATCAATAAAGATGAACAATATATTCATAAGGGATACGAGGTCGGAGCAGCGGATTATATCTTTAAGCCTTTTGAACCTTACATTGTGAAGTCAAAGGTTCATATCTTTGTGGAGTTATTCTTAAAGACCAAGCAGCTCGAAGAGCAGGCTGAAATGATTCGCACGTCAGAAGCACGGGAGCGCTTTCTCAGGCTGGCGGAGCTGGAAGTTGAAAGTTTGCGACGCTACCGCAGTCTTGCGGATGCAATTCCGCATATTATCTGGCGGGCGAAGGGCGATGGCACCTTTGACTACTTTAACAAGGGCTGGACAGACTTTACCGGTCTTACGATCGAACAGAGTCTTGGCAATGGCTGGCAGTCTGCAGTTGATGCCGGTGATCTTCGGGAGTTACTGAAGGTCTGGATGAATTCAATGGACGACGGCAGCGCCTTTGAAACGGAATGTCGTTTGAAAAGTAAAAATGGCGAAACTCGCTGGTTTTGGATACGGGCTGTGTCTGATACAAACTATCAGGGATTTCGCTCCTGGATTGGAACCTGTACTGACATACACGATCGTAAAACGGTCGAGTTGAAGTTGATTGATGCAGAAAGAAAAGCAAGTGCAGCCAGTGTTTCCAAAACAAATTTCCTAGCCAATATGAGCCACGAGATTCGGACTCCGATGAATGCAATTTTGGGATTCACGGAGCTGATGGCGGATGAGGAACAAAGCGCCGCGGAGCGTGCGAAATGGATTCGAACCGTGCAGCGAAATGGCGATCAGCTGTTAAAAATTATCGATGAAATTCTTGATATCTCCAAAGTGGAGGCAGGAAGACTGCAGATGGAGCGGGTGGAAGTGGATGTGGAAGGTGTCCTAGAGGACATTCGTTCCCTTCTTCGTCTTCAGGCGTTGGATAAACGACTGGATTTCCGCATTGATCTGGATAACAGCATTCCGAAGTTGATCATTTCTGATCCAACCAGGTTGCGCCAGATTCTGCTGAATCTTATTGGAAATTCAATAAAGTTCACCAGTGAAGGTTATGTTCATGTTGATGTGGAATGGGTTCCACGCACTGAATTTGAATTGCACAATAAAATGCGAATTTATATTTCAGACTCTGGTGTGGGTATTCATCCCGAGCATGCCAGTCATTTGTTCCAACCTTTTGTTCAGGAGGACAGTGCGACCACAAGAAATTTTGGTGGCACGGGATTGGGGTTGGCGTTGTCCCGGCAGTTGGCCCGGGCCATGGGCGGAGATGTTGTCTTGTCGGGTAGTGTACCAGGTCAGGGCAGCACTTTCATGATTGAAGTCAATGCGGAACCTGTCAGCGGCACTGCTTATATTAGTAGTTTGAATTCGGTAACTCCTCGCGATGATGGAGGTTTTAATTTTAAAGGAAACAAAAAACTTGAGGGAATGAAAGTTCTTTTGGTTGAGGATGTGGAGGACAACCAGGCGTTGATTTCCCATTTCCTGGGAATCGTGGGAGCTACGGTTGATTTTGCTGAGAATGGGCTTGAAGGGGTGAATACGGCCTTGGCCCATGACTACGATGCCGTCCTGATGGATATTCAAATGCCGATTATGGATGGTTATGAAGCCACGCGAAGATTGCGGGCTCAGGGGTATGAGCGGCCGATTATTGCGCTCACAGCCCACGCACTTAAGGAGGAGACAGTGAAGAGTATTGATGCGGGATGCACGCACCATTTGGCGAAGCCCGTGAACTTCAATCAGTTGATAGATTTACTGGCGGGTATACATAGGGATAAAGGTGTGCGGGAGGATCATTGTGCCATTTGA